One window of the Hyperolius riggenbachi isolate aHypRig1 chromosome 5, aHypRig1.pri, whole genome shotgun sequence genome contains the following:
- the LOC137519384 gene encoding piggyBac transposable element-derived protein 4-like, which yields MPRGRYTLLLRCLHFNNNEEQLHRDDPAFDRLFKLRPIIKHLNETFKEAYMPEQNLAIDESLVPFHGRLGIKQYIPNKRARYGIKVYKLCESGSGYTFTFKIYEGKDSLIEPAGCPPYMGTIERVVLDLLNPLLHQGYHLYVDNFYTSVPLFKFLFSVQTPACGTVRANRKGLPPQVVSKKLKKGETCSQRSNELLALKFKDNRDVLALTTIHSEATTTVRSRREHRVKPVAIVDYNKFMGAVDLADQVMAPYRIDRKRKAWYKKVAINLMQVAVQNSFVLYKKSGNKGAYLDFLEEIITSLIHESGQPAINQDLVSENVIRLEGNHFPTPIPPTPSKEYPPKKCKICRKNGVRRDTRYHCPKCPSKLGLCLNPCFEVYHTAVRF from the coding sequence ATGCCTAGAGGCCGGTACACATTGCTGTTAAGATGCCTGCATTTTAATAACAACGAAGAGCAGCTCCACCGTGACGACCCAGCCTTTGACCGGCTATTCAAATTGCGGCCGATCATCAAACATTTAAATGAAACATTCAAAGAAGCGTATATGCCAGAGCAAAACTTGGCTATAGATGAGTCCCTAGTCCCATTCCACGGAAGGCTAGGGATCAAACAATACATTCCCAACAAGAGGGCACGTTACGGGATAAAAGTCTACAAGCTGTGTGAAAGTGGGAGTGGATATACTTTTACGTTCAAGATCTACGAAGGAAAGGACAGCTTGATAGAGCCTGCTGGATGCCCTCCTTACATGGGTACAATTGAGAGAGTAGTCCTGGACTTGCTAAACCCGCTTCTCCACCAAGGGTATCATTTATATGTGGACAATTTTTATACTAGTGTCCcattatttaaatttttattttctgtcCAGACTCCAGCCTGCGGAACTGTTAGGGCAAACAGGAAAGGCCTGCCGCCACAGGTTGTCAGTAAAAAATTAAAGAAAGGGGAGACCTGTAGCCAAAGGAGCAATGAGCTGCTTGCCTTGAAATTCAAGGATAACAGGGATGTCCTAGCTTTGACCACCATCCACTCCGAGGCCacaacaacagtcaggtctcgtaGAGAGCATCGAGTCAAGCCAGTAGCCATTGTTGACTATAATAAATTTATGGGGGCAGTAGACCTGGCTGACCAAGTAATGGCACCATACAGGATTGATAGGAAAAGAAAGGCCTGGTATAAGAAAGTTGCAATAAACTTAATGCAGGTCGCCGTTCAGAACTCTTTTGTTCTGTACAAAAAATCAGGCAACAAGGGCGCTTATTTAGACTTCCTGGAGGAGATCATAACATCATTGATACATGAATCTGGACAACCTGCCATAAACCAAGACCTGGTTTCAGAGAATGTCATCCGACTCGAAGGAAATCATTTCCCCACCCCAATCCCCCCTACTCCATCAAAGGAATATcccccaaaaaaatgcaaaatttgcCGTAAAAATGGAGTTAGAAGGGACACCCGCTATCATTGCCCAAAGTGTCCATCCAAATTAGGACTGTGCCTCAACCCGTGCTTTGAAGTGTACCATACAGCAGTccgtttttag